One window of Pseudomonas sp. FP198 genomic DNA carries:
- a CDS encoding ABC transporter ATP-binding protein has translation MNVLEVSDLSFAYGAREALRQIGFSLPAGRFAALLGPNGAGKSTLIALLTRLYDVQRGEIRVGGHSLQGAPRQALRQLGVVFQQSTLDLDLSVEQNLRYHLALHGIARRQADVRIELELARQHLTERRHERVRDLNGGHRRRVEIARALLHEPRLLLLDEPSAGLDPASRQALGEHIRQLCREQGISVLWTTHLLDEVQPFDDLLIVHQGRLVASGRAEKVSLEHGGSLGSAFHRLTASGVVV, from the coding sequence ATGAACGTCTTGGAGGTCAGCGACCTGAGCTTCGCCTACGGCGCGCGCGAAGCCCTGCGCCAGATCGGTTTCAGCCTGCCCGCCGGGCGCTTCGCCGCGCTGCTCGGGCCCAACGGTGCCGGCAAGTCGACGCTGATTGCCTTGCTGACGCGGCTGTACGACGTGCAACGCGGCGAGATCCGGGTCGGCGGCCACTCGTTGCAGGGCGCGCCGCGACAGGCCTTGCGCCAGTTGGGCGTGGTGTTCCAGCAAAGCACCCTGGACCTGGACCTGAGCGTCGAACAGAACCTGCGTTATCACCTCGCGCTGCACGGCATTGCCCGGCGCCAGGCCGACGTCCGGATTGAGCTCGAACTGGCTCGCCAGCATCTGACCGAACGGCGTCACGAGCGGGTGCGCGACCTCAACGGCGGGCATCGGCGCCGGGTGGAAATTGCCCGCGCGCTGCTGCATGAGCCGCGCCTGTTATTGCTCGATGAGCCGAGTGCCGGCCTCGATCCGGCCAGCCGTCAGGCCCTTGGAGAGCATATCCGCCAACTGTGCCGCGAACAGGGCATCAGCGTGCTCTGGACCACGCACCTGCTGGACGAAGTGCAGCCCTTTGACGACTTGCTGATCGTGCATCAGGGACGGCTGGTCGCCAGCGGTCGCGCCGAAAAGGTGAGCCTGGAACATGGCGGCAGCCTCGGCTCGGCCTTCCATCGATTGACCGCCTCGGGAGTGGTCGTATGA
- a CDS encoding YVTN family beta-propeller repeat protein, producing the protein MRRSLLHQILAFGAALIAAGPAVAAIAWVSNEKDNSLSLIDMQSLEVVDTLPVGQRPRGLLLSHDNRLLYICASDSDRVQVMDIATRKIIKELPSGKDPEQFALHPNDRWLYVSNEDDALVTVIDTETSEVLGQIAVGVEPEGMAVSPDGKWAVNTSETTNMLHWIDTSTQTLADNTLVDQRPRFVEFNRDGTQLWASAEIGGTLSILDVATRQVLKTLTFQIKGVHPDKVQPVGIKLSADGKLAFVALGPANHVAVIDAQTFEVLDYLLVGRRVWQLAFTPDQQQLLATNGVSGDVSVIDVRSRKVLKSVKVGRYPWGVVVTP; encoded by the coding sequence ATGCGCCGCTCTCTGCTTCACCAGATTCTCGCCTTCGGCGCTGCGTTGATCGCGGCGGGCCCTGCCGTCGCCGCCATCGCCTGGGTCTCCAACGAGAAAGACAACAGCCTGAGCCTGATCGATATGCAGAGCCTGGAAGTCGTCGACACCCTGCCGGTGGGCCAGCGCCCTCGGGGCTTGCTGCTGTCCCATGACAATCGCCTGCTGTACATCTGCGCCAGCGATTCGGACCGCGTCCAGGTGATGGACATTGCCACCCGCAAGATCATCAAGGAGTTGCCCTCCGGCAAGGACCCCGAACAGTTCGCCCTGCACCCCAACGATCGTTGGCTCTATGTCTCCAACGAAGACGATGCCCTGGTCACGGTGATCGACACCGAAACCTCCGAAGTACTCGGCCAGATCGCCGTGGGCGTCGAGCCCGAAGGCATGGCCGTCAGTCCCGATGGCAAGTGGGCGGTCAACACCAGCGAGACCACCAATATGCTGCACTGGATCGACACCAGCACCCAGACATTGGCCGACAACACCCTGGTGGACCAGCGGCCGCGCTTCGTCGAATTCAACCGCGACGGTACGCAGCTCTGGGCCTCGGCCGAGATCGGCGGCACCTTGAGCATTCTCGACGTCGCCACCCGCCAGGTACTCAAGACCCTGACTTTCCAGATCAAGGGCGTGCACCCGGACAAGGTCCAACCGGTCGGCATCAAGCTCAGCGCCGACGGCAAGCTGGCGTTCGTCGCCCTGGGCCCGGCCAACCATGTCGCGGTAATCGACGCGCAAACCTTCGAAGTGCTGGATTACCTGCTGGTGGGTCGACGGGTCTGGCAGTTGGCATTCACCCCGGACCAGCAGCAACTGCTGGCAACCAATGGCGTCAGCGGCGATGTCTCGGTGATCGACGTGCGGAGCCGCAAGGTGCTCAAGTCGGTAAAAGTCGGACGTTATCCGTGGGGCGTGGTGGTGACGCCATGA
- a CDS encoding ABC transporter substrate-binding protein, protein MRRLARFALVYLLAMTTAQAGDAVALQVRIGYLGYRPDPGPLLSNVIAEPTDAGLRGAELAIVDSNSTGRFLQHDYRLESASVDSPEALLQAARAQHQQGLRLFVVNAPAASLRQLSAALPDSLLFNAGSPDDSLRTRDCLGNVLHTLPDRATLADALIQFSVVRKWQRALLIVGQTPADQAYAAALRRAMKRFGMKIVAEKPWQFDNDQRRSAQADMPLFTQTAEYDVVLVADERGDFGEYVPYQTWYPRPVAGTQGLTPTGWHKTVETYGAAQLQKRFEAMAGRWMNDRDFAAWIAVRSIAAAISKLRQDEPFAIRQLALGDQLPLDGFKGRKLSYRPWNGQLRQPIALVQPRALVSTSPQDGFLHPSNEMDSLGYDRPEVGCRYP, encoded by the coding sequence ATGCGCCGGCTCGCACGTTTTGCCCTGGTTTATCTGCTGGCTATGACCACCGCTCAGGCCGGCGATGCCGTGGCGTTGCAAGTGCGCATCGGCTACCTGGGTTATCGCCCCGATCCCGGCCCGCTGCTGTCCAATGTGATTGCCGAACCCACCGATGCCGGGCTGCGCGGCGCCGAACTGGCGATTGTCGACAGCAACAGCACCGGACGTTTTCTCCAGCACGACTACCGCCTCGAAAGCGCCAGCGTAGACAGCCCCGAAGCGCTGCTCCAGGCAGCCCGCGCCCAGCATCAACAGGGCCTGCGGCTGTTCGTGGTGAATGCACCCGCTGCCAGCCTGCGCCAGCTCAGCGCCGCCCTGCCCGACAGCTTGCTGTTCAACGCCGGTAGCCCCGACGACAGCCTGCGCACCCGCGACTGCCTGGGCAACGTGCTGCACACCCTGCCTGATCGGGCGACACTCGCCGATGCGCTGATCCAATTCAGCGTTGTGCGTAAATGGCAACGCGCCTTGCTGATCGTCGGCCAGACACCCGCAGACCAGGCCTACGCCGCCGCACTGCGCCGGGCCATGAAGCGTTTCGGCATGAAGATCGTCGCCGAGAAACCCTGGCAGTTCGACAACGACCAGCGCCGCAGTGCCCAGGCCGACATGCCGCTGTTCACCCAGACCGCCGAATACGACGTGGTGCTGGTGGCCGACGAGCGCGGCGATTTTGGCGAGTACGTGCCCTACCAGACGTGGTACCCGCGCCCCGTGGCCGGCACCCAGGGACTGACCCCGACCGGCTGGCACAAGACCGTCGAGACCTACGGCGCGGCGCAACTGCAAAAACGCTTCGAAGCCATGGCCGGGCGCTGGATGAACGACCGCGACTTCGCTGCCTGGATTGCCGTGCGCAGCATTGCCGCCGCAATCAGCAAGCTGCGTCAGGATGAGCCGTTCGCCATCCGCCAACTGGCCCTCGGCGACCAACTGCCGCTCGACGGTTTCAAAGGCCGCAAGCTCAGCTATCGCCCCTGGAACGGCCAATTGCGCCAACCGATTGCGCTGGTCCAGCCGCGCGCTCTGGTCAGTACCTCGCCCCAGGACGGGTTCCTGCACCCCAGCAACGAAATGGACAGCCTGGGCTACGACCGGCCCGAAGTCGGCTGCCGCTACCCCTGA
- a CDS encoding sensor histidine kinase — protein MSALWRINLWVTVFFALVAVACATLLLHQATADVQRELQSAESVVHYLRETAERDPTSLQSRLTGSLRHVRVHWLAPGESAPAKDPGLQAWLGRQLLADGPAAQMAVLQDGRRAWIAVDPRDEIDEILDSLAQLFGVCLMALLVSLLVIRWAVRRGVRLLDELLHAMRQVSAGDLQVSLRTAGVSEAQQLAEHFNRMTAALAQTRADNARLTQALLAVQEQERTRLAQTLHDDLGQYVAGIRARACLLRLVIHQPPALEQTAHELEEHCDHLQRGFRALVHDLYPVVLQHLPLGEAIGLLARQWQDRHGIACQLRVDGASPSISASGKAHLYRLLQEALTNIARHANASQVRIRLQHRSGRLRLLVRDNGRGARQPARAGVGLHSMAERARSLGGELRIISQPGAGWALALNIPLETS, from the coding sequence ATGTCCGCCCTGTGGCGAATCAACCTCTGGGTCACGGTGTTCTTTGCCCTGGTCGCCGTGGCCTGCGCAACGCTGCTGTTGCACCAGGCCACCGCCGATGTGCAGCGCGAACTGCAATCGGCCGAGTCGGTGGTGCATTACCTGCGCGAAACCGCCGAGCGAGACCCGACCAGCCTTCAATCGCGGCTCACCGGCAGCCTGCGTCACGTGCGGGTGCATTGGCTGGCGCCTGGGGAGAGTGCCCCGGCGAAGGATCCCGGGTTGCAGGCCTGGCTGGGTCGCCAACTGTTGGCCGACGGCCCGGCTGCGCAGATGGCGGTCCTGCAGGATGGACGTCGGGCCTGGATCGCTGTCGATCCACGGGATGAAATCGACGAGATCCTCGATTCCCTGGCGCAACTGTTCGGCGTCTGCCTGATGGCACTCCTCGTCAGTTTGCTGGTGATTCGCTGGGCGGTGCGCCGGGGCGTGCGTTTGCTGGATGAATTGCTCCACGCAATGCGCCAGGTATCCGCCGGGGACTTGCAGGTCAGTCTGCGCACCGCAGGCGTTTCGGAAGCCCAGCAGTTGGCGGAGCACTTCAATCGGATGACCGCCGCCCTGGCCCAGACCCGCGCGGACAACGCCCGGCTGACTCAGGCACTGCTGGCCGTGCAGGAGCAGGAGCGCACGCGCCTGGCGCAGACGCTGCACGATGACCTTGGCCAATATGTGGCCGGTATTCGCGCACGGGCCTGTCTGCTGCGCCTGGTTATCCATCAGCCGCCAGCCCTGGAGCAGACGGCACACGAACTGGAAGAACACTGTGATCACCTGCAAAGAGGCTTTCGCGCGTTGGTGCACGACTTGTATCCGGTGGTGTTGCAGCACCTGCCGTTGGGCGAGGCCATCGGGCTGCTCGCGAGGCAGTGGCAGGACCGACACGGAATCGCCTGTCAGTTGCGAGTCGATGGAGCGTCGCCGTCGATATCCGCGTCTGGCAAGGCCCACCTCTATCGCCTGTTGCAGGAAGCACTGACCAACATCGCCCGGCACGCCAACGCCAGTCAGGTACGGATTCGCTTGCAGCACCGCAGCGGCCGCCTGCGCCTGCTGGTGCGCGACAACGGACGTGGCGCGCGGCAACCGGCCCGGGCGGGTGTAGGCCTGCATTCGATGGCCGAACGGGCCCGCAGCCTTGGTGGTGAGCTGCGCATCATCAGCCAGCCCGGCGCCGGGTGGGCGCTGGCCTTGAACATCCCCTTGGAGACTTCATGA
- a CDS encoding response regulator transcription factor yields MNILLVDDHAVVRQGYASLLRALMPELLVREAASGEEALSQVQEQLPNLVIMDFGLPGISGLETTRRLRQRLPQLRVLFFSMHDELPLVRQALDAGASGYLTKNSAPQVLVEAVRRVLAGHAYIEQALATQLACASTRHDADPRLQSMTQRELEIFVMLARGTPARTIAEQLCISAKTVSNHLTLLKSKLQVSSHAELVHLGIDMGVVRVAG; encoded by the coding sequence ATGAACATCTTGTTGGTGGACGATCACGCTGTGGTTCGGCAAGGTTACGCCAGCCTGTTGCGAGCGTTGATGCCGGAGCTGCTGGTGCGCGAAGCGGCCTCGGGCGAAGAAGCGTTGAGCCAGGTGCAGGAACAGCTGCCGAACCTGGTGATCATGGACTTCGGCCTGCCGGGCATCAGCGGCCTGGAAACTACCCGCCGCCTGCGGCAACGCTTGCCGCAACTGCGGGTGCTGTTTTTCAGCATGCACGACGAGCTGCCGTTGGTGCGCCAGGCGCTGGACGCCGGCGCGTCCGGCTACCTGACCAAGAATTCGGCACCGCAAGTATTAGTGGAGGCGGTGCGCCGGGTGCTGGCCGGCCATGCCTATATCGAGCAGGCGCTGGCGACCCAACTGGCCTGCGCCAGCACCCGGCACGATGCGGACCCGCGCCTGCAATCGATGACCCAGCGCGAACTGGAGATCTTCGTCATGCTCGCCAGGGGCACCCCGGCGCGGACCATCGCCGAACAGCTGTGCATCAGCGCCAAGACCGTGTCCAACCATCTGACGCTGCTCAAGAGCAAGCTGCAGGTCAGCTCCCATGCCGAACTGGTCCACCTGGGAATCGATATGGGCGTGGTCCGGGTGGCTGGGTGA
- a CDS encoding pentapeptide repeat-containing protein, which yields MKSLPLLLLLLATGANADDTPLTINGCLIAESSQCPGANLRGVNLANQDLRKMNLAGADLRDADLRHARLDLANLEKAQLQGANLNRASLQQSNLRLADFSGATLKAIQGWGLFAQGAQLQRADLSGAYLQFARLSGARLHEANLQAADLEMAWLSKADLKGADLRDANLQEVKLAESNLEQANLSGSRQHYGNFQDANMQGCIGCPTSWDH from the coding sequence ATGAAATCACTGCCCTTGCTGCTTCTGCTCCTTGCCACCGGAGCCAACGCCGACGACACCCCCCTGACCATCAACGGCTGCCTCATCGCCGAATCCAGTCAATGCCCCGGCGCCAACCTGCGGGGCGTCAACCTGGCGAACCAGGACCTGCGCAAGATGAACCTCGCTGGCGCCGACTTGCGCGATGCCGACCTACGTCATGCGCGGCTGGACCTGGCCAACCTTGAAAAGGCGCAGCTCCAGGGCGCCAACCTGAACCGTGCCAGCCTGCAACAGAGCAACCTGCGCCTGGCGGATTTCAGCGGCGCCACGCTCAAGGCAATCCAGGGCTGGGGGCTGTTCGCCCAGGGCGCACAGTTGCAGCGGGCCGACCTCAGCGGTGCCTACCTTCAATTCGCCCGTTTGTCCGGGGCTCGCTTGCACGAGGCCAACCTGCAAGCCGCTGACCTGGAGATGGCCTGGCTGAGCAAGGCCGACCTCAAGGGCGCCGACCTGCGCGATGCCAACCTGCAAGAGGTCAAGCTCGCTGAAAGCAACCTGGAACAGGCCAACCTGAGTGGCTCGCGCCAGCACTACGGGAATTTCCAGGATGCGAATATGCAGGGTTGCATCGGTTGCCCTACAAGTTGGGATCACTGA
- the exaA gene encoding quinoprotein ethanol dehydrogenase produces MTIKTLPALSSLSAALLLAGGLSLGPQAHAAVTWEDIANDHLTTQDVLQYGMGTNAQRWSPLAQVNDKNVFKLTPAWSYSFGDEKQRGQESQAIVSDGVVYVTGSYSRVFALDARTGKRLWTYNHRLPDNIRPCCDVVNRGAAIYGDKIYFGTLDARVVALDKNTGKVVWNKKFGDHAGGYTMTGAPVLIKDKTSGKVLLIHGSSGDEFGVVGQLFARDPDTGEEVWMRPFVEGHMGRLNGKDSTPTGDVKAPSWPDDKTTETGKVEAWSHGGGAPWQSASFDPETNTIIVGAGNPGPWNTWARTAKDGNPHDYDSLYTSGQVGVDPSTGEVKWFYQHTPNDAWDFSGNNELVLFDYKDKDGKQVKATAHADRNGFFYVVDRNNGKLQNAFPFVDNITWASHIDLKTGRPVENPGQRPAKPLPGETKGKPVEVSPPFLGGKNWNPMAYSQDTGLFYVPGNQWKEEYWTEEVSYKKGSAYLGMGFRIKRMYDDHVGSLRAMNPTTGKVVWEHKEPLPLWAGVLATKGNLVFTGTGDGFFKAFDARSGKELWKFQTGSGIVSPPITWEQDGEQYIGVTVGYGGAVPLWGGDMAELTKPVAQGGSFWVFKIPSWDKATAQK; encoded by the coding sequence ATGACAATAAAAACGCTACCTGCCCTCTCCTCCCTGAGCGCTGCCTTGCTGCTCGCCGGCGGCCTGTCCCTGGGGCCGCAGGCGCACGCCGCCGTCACCTGGGAAGACATCGCCAACGACCACCTGACCACCCAGGATGTGCTGCAGTACGGCATGGGCACCAATGCCCAACGCTGGAGTCCGCTGGCCCAGGTCAACGACAAGAACGTGTTCAAGCTCACCCCGGCCTGGTCCTACTCGTTCGGTGACGAAAAACAGCGCGGCCAGGAATCCCAGGCGATCGTCAGCGACGGCGTGGTGTACGTCACCGGCTCCTACTCTCGGGTATTCGCCCTCGACGCCAGGACGGGCAAGCGCCTGTGGACCTACAACCACCGCCTGCCGGACAACATCCGGCCGTGCTGCGATGTGGTGAACCGTGGCGCGGCCATTTATGGCGACAAGATCTACTTCGGGACCCTGGACGCACGAGTGGTCGCCCTGGACAAGAACACCGGCAAGGTAGTCTGGAACAAGAAGTTCGGCGACCACGCCGGCGGCTACACCATGACCGGCGCCCCGGTGCTGATCAAGGACAAGACCAGCGGCAAGGTCCTGCTGATCCACGGCAGCTCCGGCGACGAGTTCGGTGTCGTCGGGCAACTGTTCGCCCGCGACCCGGACACCGGTGAAGAAGTCTGGATGCGGCCGTTTGTCGAAGGCCACATGGGCCGTCTCAACGGCAAGGACAGCACGCCGACCGGCGACGTCAAGGCGCCCTCCTGGCCTGACGACAAAACCACCGAGACCGGCAAGGTCGAGGCCTGGAGCCACGGTGGCGGCGCGCCTTGGCAGAGCGCCAGTTTCGACCCCGAGACCAACACCATCATCGTCGGCGCGGGCAACCCCGGTCCCTGGAACACCTGGGCGCGCACGGCCAAGGACGGCAACCCGCATGACTACGACAGTCTCTACACTTCGGGCCAGGTGGGAGTCGATCCAAGCACTGGCGAAGTAAAGTGGTTCTACCAGCACACGCCCAACGATGCCTGGGATTTCTCCGGCAACAACGAGCTGGTGCTGTTCGACTACAAGGACAAGGACGGCAAACAGGTGAAAGCCACCGCCCATGCCGACCGCAACGGCTTTTTCTACGTGGTGGACCGCAACAACGGCAAGCTCCAGAACGCTTTCCCCTTCGTCGACAACATCACCTGGGCCAGCCACATCGACCTGAAGACCGGCCGCCCCGTGGAAAACCCCGGCCAGCGTCCGGCCAAGCCGTTGCCAGGCGAAACCAAGGGTAAACCGGTGGAGGTTTCTCCGCCGTTCCTGGGTGGGAAAAACTGGAACCCCATGGCGTACAGCCAGGACACCGGGCTGTTCTATGTGCCAGGCAACCAGTGGAAGGAGGAGTACTGGACCGAGGAGGTCAGCTACAAAAAAGGCTCGGCCTACCTGGGCATGGGTTTTCGCATCAAGCGCATGTATGACGATCACGTCGGCAGTTTGCGGGCGATGAACCCCACCACCGGCAAGGTGGTATGGGAGCACAAGGAGCCGCTGCCGTTGTGGGCCGGTGTGCTCGCGACCAAGGGCAACCTGGTGTTCACCGGCACCGGTGACGGTTTCTTCAAGGCCTTCGATGCCAGATCCGGCAAGGAGCTGTGGAAGTTCCAGACCGGCAGCGGCATCGTCTCCCCGCCCATCACCTGGGAACAGGACGGCGAGCAGTACATCGGCGTGACCGTCGGTTATGGCGGCGCCGTGCCGTTGTGGGGCGGCGACATGGCCGAGCTGACCAAACCGGTGGCCCAGGGCGGGTCGTTCTGGGTGTTCAAGATTCCGAGTTGGGATAAGGCGACGGCGCAGAAATAA
- the pedF gene encoding cytochrome c-550 PedF — protein sequence MTTKRNAIIATALLIGLTGAGSAWAHGNVVPQAVETQGLTPIKDTNLPLDADGWAAQNPYRNSPEREKAVEIGASAYNQNCAACHGLEAKSGGIAPDLRMLDAAEAGDEWFVERVRHGAVRDGRVYMPKMADYLSQEALWAVRTYLDSVHVEE from the coding sequence ATGACAACAAAACGCAACGCCATCATCGCTACCGCATTGCTGATAGGGCTGACTGGCGCAGGCTCGGCATGGGCCCATGGCAACGTAGTGCCCCAGGCAGTGGAAACCCAAGGGCTGACGCCGATCAAGGACACCAACCTGCCATTGGATGCCGACGGCTGGGCGGCACAGAACCCGTATCGCAATTCTCCCGAACGCGAAAAAGCCGTGGAGATCGGCGCCTCGGCCTATAACCAGAACTGCGCGGCCTGTCATGGCCTGGAGGCCAAGTCCGGCGGTATCGCCCCGGACTTGCGCATGCTCGACGCCGCCGAGGCTGGCGATGAATGGTTTGTCGAACGCGTGCGCCATGGCGCGGTACGCGATGGCCGGGTGTATATGCCGAAAATGGCCGACTACCTGAGCCAGGAAGCCTTGTGGGCGGTGCGTACCTACCTGGACAGCGTGCACGTCGAGGAGTAA
- a CDS encoding ABC transporter substrate-binding protein has protein sequence MRLFAWVMCSLLLCGQAVQAQVRSYDQMIATGELKVAVYKDFAPYSFEDQGQPRGVDVELAQALANALGVRLKLLWAPPGEKLDDDLRDYIWRSSPLHDRQLADLMMRVPYDHDYVQRRNDVGELENAQVVMFGPYQQECWQVAYDRRRLDSVGSVAVFQQHPIGVEVDSVPSFYLTSVFNGMLSAKTRHYPSVAKAFGAMQAGEVDAVMAMRGEIDWQVHRVADPQLALAENAYPNMGKQRWEIGMAVHESNRQLAYAVEEALEALIRDGSLKAVYARYGLRYEVPEMYQ, from the coding sequence ATGCGCCTGTTCGCGTGGGTGATGTGCAGCCTGCTGCTGTGTGGCCAGGCGGTGCAGGCGCAGGTGCGCAGCTATGACCAGATGATTGCCACCGGTGAATTGAAGGTCGCGGTCTACAAGGATTTCGCTCCCTATAGCTTTGAAGACCAGGGCCAGCCGCGGGGTGTTGACGTCGAGCTGGCACAGGCCCTGGCCAACGCCCTGGGGGTACGGCTGAAATTGCTCTGGGCACCGCCCGGCGAAAAGCTCGACGACGACTTGCGCGACTACATCTGGCGCAGCAGTCCGCTGCACGATCGGCAACTGGCCGATCTGATGATGCGAGTGCCTTATGACCATGACTATGTGCAAAGGCGCAACGACGTTGGCGAGCTGGAGAACGCCCAGGTCGTGATGTTCGGTCCGTATCAGCAGGAATGCTGGCAAGTGGCGTACGACCGGCGTCGACTGGACTCGGTGGGCAGCGTTGCGGTGTTCCAGCAACACCCCATTGGCGTTGAAGTCGACAGCGTGCCGTCGTTCTACCTGACGTCTGTGTTCAACGGCATGCTCAGTGCCAAGACCCGCCATTACCCCAGCGTTGCCAAGGCCTTCGGGGCCATGCAGGCCGGGGAGGTCGATGCCGTCATGGCGATGCGCGGGGAAATCGACTGGCAGGTGCACCGGGTGGCTGATCCGCAATTGGCCCTGGCAGAGAACGCCTATCCGAACATGGGCAAGCAGCGCTGGGAAATCGGCATGGCCGTGCACGAAAGCAATCGGCAACTGGCCTATGCGGTGGAGGAAGCCTTGGAAGCCTTGATCCGCGACGGCAGCCTCAAGGCTGTGTATGCCCGCTATGGCCTGCGCTACGAAGTGCCGGAAATGTATCAATAG
- a CDS encoding quinoprotein dehydrogenase-associated SoxYZ-like carrier: MNWRAWGLLWCCLPLMASAIEPGKDPVPSVMWAFYHKQLLADAPFVFDQRVRLLAPPFAEDARQVPLEIDARAFAGDVVRILAWAELNPLPKIVDFQPSERVLPWLSIRIRIEQATPLRAAVQTRDGLWHVGSTLIDAAGGGCTAPSVVRTQPGWEEHLGEVLGGRYPRGDSSRLRLQVAHPMDNGLVSGIPEFFINQARLLDADGKLLARLELFPAVSENPSLGFDIQGPGQTRLLLRDNSGNEFDAAIP; the protein is encoded by the coding sequence ATGAACTGGCGAGCGTGGGGCCTGCTGTGGTGTTGCCTGCCGTTGATGGCGAGCGCGATCGAGCCGGGAAAGGACCCGGTGCCTTCGGTGATGTGGGCTTTCTATCACAAGCAACTGCTGGCGGACGCGCCGTTTGTGTTCGACCAGCGAGTCCGGCTGCTGGCGCCACCGTTTGCCGAAGACGCGCGCCAGGTGCCGCTGGAAATCGATGCCCGCGCCTTTGCCGGCGACGTCGTGCGTATATTGGCCTGGGCCGAACTGAACCCGCTGCCGAAAATTGTCGACTTCCAGCCCTCGGAACGGGTGCTGCCTTGGCTGTCGATCCGTATTCGCATCGAGCAAGCCACGCCATTGCGTGCGGCGGTGCAGACCCGCGACGGACTGTGGCACGTCGGTTCGACGCTGATCGACGCGGCGGGTGGCGGCTGCACCGCGCCCAGCGTCGTGCGCACCCAACCGGGTTGGGAGGAGCACTTGGGCGAAGTGCTGGGCGGTCGCTACCCGCGGGGCGATTCGAGTCGCCTGCGTCTGCAGGTTGCCCACCCCATGGACAACGGCCTGGTCAGCGGCATCCCGGAGTTTTTCATCAACCAGGCCCGGCTGCTGGATGCCGACGGCAAGCTGTTGGCGCGCCTGGAGCTGTTTCCGGCGGTCAGCGAAAACCCCTCCCTGGGCTTCGACATCCAGGGCCCGGGACAGACCCGCCTGTTGCTGCGCGACAACAGCGGCAACGAGTTCGACGCAGCCATTCCCTGA
- a CDS encoding quinoprotein relay system zinc metallohydrolase 1 codes for MRWLMLICLGLCLPAWSATEYSLKPRQIAEGTWLLEGSTDNFAKANGGNIVNTAFIVTEAGVVVIDTGPSKRYGEALRQAIAATTDKPVIQALLTHHHPDHVLGNQAFSDVPIGALPGTSDLLRQQGDAMAENMYRLVGDWMRGTEVVLPTQALSPGTLQVGEHSLRLLALAGHTGADLAILDETTGVLFAGDLVFYERALTTPNSPGLEIWLKDLDTLQGLPWKQVVPGHGPLAADARPFAQMRDYLGWLDQLMRDGAARGDDMAEMIRSPIPERFAAISLSRYELIRSVSHLYPRYERAGMRRVDTKPQ; via the coding sequence ATGCGCTGGTTGATGCTGATCTGTCTTGGGCTGTGCCTGCCGGCCTGGTCCGCCACCGAGTATTCGCTCAAGCCACGGCAGATCGCCGAGGGCACGTGGCTGCTGGAAGGCAGCACGGATAATTTCGCCAAGGCCAACGGCGGCAATATCGTCAATACCGCATTCATCGTCACCGAGGCCGGCGTGGTGGTCATCGACACCGGACCGTCGAAGCGCTACGGCGAGGCTCTGCGCCAGGCCATCGCCGCGACGACTGACAAGCCGGTGATCCAGGCGCTGCTGACCCATCATCACCCGGACCATGTGTTGGGCAACCAGGCCTTCAGCGATGTGCCCATCGGGGCGCTGCCCGGCACCAGCGATCTGCTGCGACAACAGGGCGACGCAATGGCGGAAAACATGTACCGGCTGGTGGGCGACTGGATGCGTGGCACCGAAGTGGTACTGCCGACGCAGGCGTTGAGCCCCGGCACGCTGCAGGTGGGTGAGCATTCGTTGCGCTTGCTGGCGCTGGCCGGGCATACCGGGGCGGATCTGGCGATCCTTGATGAAACCACGGGCGTGCTGTTCGCCGGCGACCTGGTGTTTTATGAGCGAGCGCTGACCACGCCGAACAGCCCTGGCCTGGAGATATGGCTCAAGGATCTGGACACCTTGCAGGGCCTGCCATGGAAGCAGGTCGTGCCAGGTCATGGTCCGCTGGCGGCCGATGCTCGGCCATTCGCGCAGATGCGCGACTACCTCGGCTGGCTCGACCAACTGATGCGCGACGGCGCGGCCCGGGGCGACGACATGGCCGAGATGATCCGCAGCCCCATCCCCGAGCGCTTCGCCGCGATCAGCCTGAGCCGTTATGAGCTGATTCGCAGTGTCAGCCATCTTTACCCGCGTTATGAGCGGGCGGGGATGAGGCGGGTGGACACAAAGCCCCAGTAA